DNA from Candidatus Nezhaarchaeota archaeon:
GCGGTGTCGAGTATATCGGGCCTATTCGTAGCGGCCATTACGACTACGTTCTTTAGGACAGTTATCCCGTCAAGCTCTGTGAGGAGCTGGTTAACGACGCGTTCAGTTACCCCAGAGTCACCGTAGCGTAGGCCTCGCGTAGGCGCGATCGAGTCCACTTCGTCGAAGAAGATGATGCACGGCGCAACTTGGCGAGCCTTACGGAAAATCTCCCTCACCGCGCGCTCTGACTCACCTACCCACTTACTCAGTACCTCCGGCCCCTTGACGCTTATGAAGTTGGCCTCACTCTCAGTAGCCACTGCTTTTGCCAGCAACGTCTTACCCGTGCCGGGCGGGCCGTAGAGAAGTACCCCCTTAGGAGGCCTAATGCCCATTTGCTCAAAGAACTCAGGGTGCTTTAGAGGCCACTCTACGGCTTCGATAAGCTGCTGCTTAACGTCGTGAAGCCCCCCGATATCCTCCCAGTGAACCTCCGGGACCTCTACGTAAACTTCGCGGAGGGCGGAGGGCTGGACGTCGCGGAGGGCGTTGTAAAAGTCTTGGCGAGTGACCTTAAGCTTAGACAAGACCTCGGTCGGAATAGTCCCGCTCTTCAAGTCTATTTGGGAAAGGAAGCCTCGAAGCGTGCTCATTGCTGCCTCCCTAGCCAAGGCAGCTAAGTCAGCGCCCGAGAAGCCATGCGTAATTTCAGCAAACTCGTCGAGGTTTACGTCATCCGCCAGCGGCATGTTCCTCGTATGAATCTGTAGGATCTCCTTCCTCCCGCGCTTATCAGGAACCCCTATTACGATCTCGCGGTCGAACCTCCCAGGCCTACGTAGAGCCGGGTCCACAGCCTCAGGCCTATTAGTGGCACCTATTACTATAACTTGGCCCCTGCCCTTAAGGCCGTCCATTAAAGCTAGCAACTGAGCCACTACTCGGCGCTCTACTTCTCCAGTCACTTCCTCACGCTTTGGGGCTATCGCGTCGATCTCATCGATGAAGATTATGGAGGGCTGGTTCTCCTCAGCCTCCTTAAATATCTGCCTCAGCCTTTCCTCAGACTCTCCGTAAAACTTGCTCATAATTTCTGGCCCATTAATCGTTATGAAGTGGGCCCCTGACTCGTTAGCCACCGCCTTTGCTAACAGCGTCTTACCACAGCCAGGTGGGCCGTAGAGAAGCACACCCTTAGGAGGCTCAATGCCCAGGTGCTTAAAGAGCTCAGGGTGTTTAAGGGGAAGCTCCACCATCTCTCTTATCTTAGTCTTAGCTTCTTCAAGGT
Protein-coding regions in this window:
- a CDS encoding CDC48 family AAA ATPase, which produces MSSKKALVLRVAEAKPRDVGRGIVRIDHRSMSQLNLTPGDFVEITKARSTIAIAWPAYPEDEGLGIIRMDGTIRQNARASLGDGVEVKRAEVSAATKVTLAPTQPIRFDPDFSTYVKHNLLGKPLTRGDAVDIPILGTSLRLMVSATQPAAAVYVTEATEVTVREEPVKEVELAIPRITYEDIGDLEEAKTKIREMVELPLKHPELFKHLGIEPPKGVLLYGPPGCGKTLLAKAVANESGAHFITINGPEIMSKFYGESEERLRQIFKEAEENQPSIIFIDEIDAIAPKREEVTGEVERRVVAQLLALMDGLKGRGQVIVIGATNRPEAVDPALRRPGRFDREIVIGVPDKRGRKEILQIHTRNMPLADDVNLDEFAEITHGFSGADLAALAREAAMSTLRGFLSQIDLKSGTIPTEVLSKLKVTRQDFYNALRDVQPSALREVYVEVPEVHWEDIGGLHDVKQQLIEAVEWPLKHPEFFEQMGIRPPKGVLLYGPPGTGKTLLAKAVATESEANFISVKGPEVLSKWVGESERAVREIFRKARQVAPCIIFFDEVDSIAPTRGLRYGDSGVTERVVNQLLTELDGITVLKNVVVMAATNRPDILDTALIRPGRFDRLIYVPPPDQAARLEIFKVHTRRMPLADDVNLERLVSLTEGYTGADIEAVCREAAMMTLRKEGKPSKVSMKAFEEALKIVPPSVTAEDVRRYEEVTRLFKKLLG